A stretch of Paenibacillus mucilaginosus 3016 DNA encodes these proteins:
- a CDS encoding alpha-E domain-containing protein has translation MLNRNAEALFWVGRYMERAENHARLIDVHYHIQHEGDFADGEHKWARLVDALGARADYLQQFDAFTERDVLSFITLDRGYINSLFSCVSRARANLRTLREKLPPELWEVMNSFYLWLGEKKVADILSEAPYPFYKGIKERAAMFLGMEQSVMLRENEWHFIEGGRFLERAENTVRILQSVVHAIEGAGMPPYPYLQAVLKSVSAQQSFRRHYADAVSAEHIIRFLIECESFPRSVRYSFAKLEEHLAGIELEAGEAHLPHEKAVRQAAKVRAELACLDEEMSMEDAERLLQYLMNSSQKLGKGMAAAFFRMEEASA, from the coding sequence ATGCTGAATCGCAATGCGGAGGCTTTATTCTGGGTAGGCCGGTATATGGAACGGGCGGAGAACCATGCGCGGCTGATCGATGTTCATTATCATATTCAGCATGAAGGGGATTTCGCCGACGGGGAGCACAAGTGGGCCCGGCTGGTCGATGCCCTCGGTGCCCGAGCGGACTACCTCCAGCAGTTCGATGCGTTCACGGAACGGGATGTGCTCTCCTTCATCACCCTGGACCGGGGCTATATCAATTCGCTCTTCTCCTGCGTCAGCCGGGCCCGCGCGAACCTGAGGACCCTGAGAGAGAAGCTGCCGCCCGAGCTGTGGGAGGTGATGAACTCCTTCTACTTGTGGCTTGGAGAGAAGAAGGTGGCCGACATTTTGTCGGAAGCGCCCTATCCGTTCTACAAAGGCATCAAGGAACGGGCCGCGATGTTCCTCGGCATGGAGCAGTCGGTAATGCTTCGGGAGAACGAGTGGCATTTTATCGAAGGGGGCCGGTTCCTCGAACGTGCGGAGAATACGGTGCGGATTCTCCAGTCGGTGGTTCATGCGATCGAGGGCGCAGGTATGCCGCCTTATCCGTATTTGCAGGCGGTGCTGAAGTCGGTGAGCGCCCAGCAGTCGTTCCGCCGGCATTATGCCGATGCGGTCTCGGCGGAGCATATCATCCGCTTCCTGATCGAATGCGAGAGCTTTCCGCGTTCGGTCCGGTACTCCTTTGCGAAGCTGGAGGAGCATCTGGCCGGGATTGAGCTTGAGGCTGGCGAGGCGCACCTCCCGCATGAGAAAGCCGTCCGGCAGGCCGCCAAGGTCAGGGCGGAGCTCGCCTGCCTCGACGAGGAGATGTCCATGGAGGACGCGGAGCGTCTGCTCCAGTATCTGATGAACTCCAGCCAGAAGCTGGGCAAGGGGATGGCCGCGGCCTTTTTTCGTATGGAGGAGGCCTCCGCATGA
- a CDS encoding circularly permuted type 2 ATP-grasp protein, with translation MAQPQASSFPPYPLQGFYDEMFAGEAGPVVRDHYKEVYRRFHAMGAEEMAQKQTAIDQRMMEEGITFTLYNPAQSQPLERTIPFDMIPRIIPPGEWERLEAGLLQRVRALNRFLHDIYHDGHIIRDGIVPRRMVVANRYFRPEMMRLRVPGGAYITTSGIDLIRHSDGEYYVLEDNLRSPSGFSYLFQGRNLMNQLFPELTLSTRVRDVEISLNRFLSVLRSLAPGRKADPVIALLTPGEYNSAYYEHAFLAQQMGIHLVEGRDLTAIDHKIYIRGMKGLQQVDVLYRRIDDDYLDPLAFQPDSMLGVAGIMNAYRAGNLAIANAPGTGVADDKAMYAYVPNMIRYYLNEEPLLKNVPTYVLERPDEREYVLAHLPELVVKETSLSGGYGMLIGPSATEEELALFAERIRQDPGRYIAQPTMQLSRAPVLAGGRMVPRHLDLRAFVLMGADEEVHIIPGGLTRMAMQEGSLVVNSSQGGGCKDTWVLAPDVRRRLPCVTE, from the coding sequence ATGGCCCAACCCCAAGCTTCATCCTTCCCGCCTTACCCGCTGCAGGGTTTCTATGATGAGATGTTCGCCGGGGAGGCGGGGCCGGTGGTCCGCGACCACTACAAGGAAGTGTACCGGCGGTTCCATGCCATGGGGGCTGAGGAGATGGCCCAGAAGCAGACGGCGATTGACCAGCGGATGATGGAGGAGGGCATTACGTTCACCCTCTATAACCCCGCCCAATCCCAGCCGCTCGAGCGGACCATTCCGTTCGACATGATTCCGCGGATTATCCCGCCCGGGGAGTGGGAGCGGCTGGAGGCCGGACTGCTGCAGCGGGTGCGGGCGCTGAACCGCTTCCTCCACGATATTTATCATGACGGGCATATCATCCGGGATGGGATTGTGCCGCGGAGGATGGTGGTCGCGAACCGTTACTTCCGCCCGGAGATGATGCGTCTGCGTGTTCCCGGCGGTGCCTATATTACTACCTCCGGCATTGATCTCATACGCCACTCGGACGGTGAATATTATGTGCTGGAAGATAACCTCAGGTCGCCTTCCGGCTTTTCGTATCTCTTCCAGGGCCGGAATCTGATGAACCAGCTCTTCCCCGAATTAACCCTCAGCACACGTGTACGCGACGTGGAAATCAGCCTCAACCGGTTCTTGTCGGTGCTGCGCAGTCTGGCTCCGGGGCGCAAGGCGGATCCCGTGATCGCCCTGCTGACGCCGGGCGAATACAACTCCGCTTATTACGAACACGCCTTCCTGGCCCAGCAGATGGGTATCCATCTTGTGGAAGGCCGGGATCTCACCGCTATCGATCACAAAATCTATATCCGCGGCATGAAGGGGCTGCAGCAGGTCGATGTGCTGTACCGCCGGATCGACGACGACTATCTGGACCCCTTGGCTTTCCAGCCGGACTCCATGCTTGGCGTGGCCGGGATCATGAATGCCTACCGGGCGGGCAACCTGGCTATTGCGAATGCGCCGGGCACCGGAGTAGCCGACGACAAGGCGATGTATGCCTATGTGCCGAACATGATCCGCTACTACCTGAATGAGGAGCCCCTGCTGAAGAATGTGCCGACCTATGTGCTGGAGAGGCCCGATGAGCGGGAATATGTTCTGGCCCATCTGCCGGAGCTCGTCGTCAAGGAAACCTCGCTTTCCGGCGGGTACGGGATGCTCATCGGCCCTTCGGCGACGGAGGAGGAGCTGGCCCTCTTTGCGGAACGGATCAGACAGGATCCGGGCCGTTATATCGCCCAGCCTACCATGCAGCTCTCCCGGGCTCCGGTGCTCGCCGGAGGCCGGATGGTGCCTCGCCATCTGGATCTTCGGGCCTTCGTGCTCATGGGGGCGGACGAAGAGGTACATATCATCCCGGGCGGACTGACACGGATGGCGATGCAGGAAGGCTCGCTCGTCGTCAATTCGTCACAGGGCGGCGGGTGTAAGGATACGTGGGTGCTGGCCCCTGACGTGCGCCGACGCCTGCCTTGTGTGACGGAGTAG
- a CDS encoding DUF1540 domain-containing protein yields MENPMVKCSISNCEYWESGNNCSAEVIMIEVNAHADKPGTQSKDGLEYDSRHQDQASGVIDTCCQTFEERTSH; encoded by the coding sequence ATGGAAAATCCAATGGTGAAGTGCAGTATTTCCAACTGTGAGTACTGGGAGAGCGGCAATAACTGCAGCGCGGAGGTCATTATGATCGAGGTCAATGCGCACGCGGACAAGCCGGGTACGCAGAGCAAGGACGGACTGGAGTACGACTCCCGCCATCAGGATCAGGCCAGCGGCGTCATTGACACCTGTTGTCAGACCTTCGAAGAGCGCACATCCCATTAA
- a CDS encoding UDP-glucose--hexose-1-phosphate uridylyltransferase, with the protein MDTTPKATQGSAPAAQAAYLIERLLQFALKRRLIEGLDVYAARNGLLDLFGIAEPYAGEVEEAPAESPVGILEGLLDYAAQSGLLEENNTTLRDLLDARIMGHLMPRQSEVVGRFWSKARTEGVEQATDEFYRLCIDSNYIRMDRIEKNLYWLAPTEYGALEMTVNLSKPEKDPKEIAMLKNAPQSHYPKCLLCVENVGYAGRLNHPARQNHRVIPLELNGEPWFFQYSPYVYYNEHSIIFDKQHRPMKISRGTFERLLDFVDQFPHYFVGSNADLPIVGGSILNHDHFQGGRHKFPMEIAPVEESFTHPEYPGVKLGIVNWPMSVLRIQSHHRELVLKLAGTILDTWREYSDPSQEVLAYTEQDGARTPHNTVTPIARNNANGEYELDLVLRNNRTSAEHPDGIFHPHQELHHIKKENIGLIEVMGLAVLPGRLKDELELAAKLFTGGMPMDGSITEDASHPLHKHAAWLSGMMEEHGTSLTGEEAERLLKEAVGRKFSDVLRDAGVYKRDEHGRQGFRAYLKSIGFE; encoded by the coding sequence ATGGATACGACACCGAAGGCAACGCAGGGCAGCGCTCCCGCCGCTCAGGCGGCCTACCTGATCGAGCGGCTGCTGCAGTTCGCCTTGAAGCGCAGGCTCATCGAAGGCCTCGACGTGTATGCCGCCCGCAACGGGCTGCTGGATCTGTTCGGGATCGCTGAGCCCTATGCGGGGGAGGTGGAGGAAGCGCCGGCCGAGAGTCCGGTAGGCATCCTCGAAGGGCTGCTCGACTATGCGGCGCAGAGCGGACTGCTCGAAGAGAACAACACCACGCTGCGCGATCTGCTCGACGCGCGCATTATGGGCCATCTTATGCCGCGCCAGTCGGAAGTGGTTGGCCGGTTCTGGAGCAAAGCCAGAACAGAGGGAGTGGAGCAGGCGACCGATGAATTCTACCGCCTGTGCATCGACTCCAACTATATCCGGATGGACCGGATCGAGAAGAACCTGTACTGGCTTGCACCGACAGAGTACGGGGCACTGGAGATGACGGTCAACCTCTCGAAGCCGGAGAAGGACCCGAAGGAGATTGCGATGCTGAAGAACGCGCCGCAGTCGCATTATCCGAAGTGCCTGCTCTGTGTGGAGAACGTCGGCTACGCAGGTCGTCTCAATCATCCGGCACGCCAGAACCACCGGGTCATTCCGCTCGAGCTGAACGGCGAACCTTGGTTTTTCCAGTACTCGCCGTATGTCTATTATAACGAACACAGCATTATCTTCGATAAGCAGCACCGGCCGATGAAGATCTCGCGGGGCACCTTCGAACGCCTGCTCGACTTCGTCGATCAGTTCCCGCATTATTTCGTCGGTTCGAATGCCGACCTACCGATCGTCGGCGGCTCGATTCTCAATCACGACCACTTCCAAGGCGGGCGGCATAAGTTCCCGATGGAGATCGCGCCGGTCGAAGAGAGCTTCACCCATCCTGAATATCCCGGCGTGAAGCTGGGGATCGTGAATTGGCCGATGTCGGTCCTCCGCATCCAGAGCCATCACCGGGAGCTGGTGCTGAAGCTCGCGGGCACGATCCTGGATACCTGGAGGGAATACAGCGACCCTTCGCAGGAAGTGCTGGCTTATACGGAGCAGGACGGTGCGCGGACGCCGCACAATACCGTTACGCCGATTGCCCGCAACAATGCGAACGGGGAGTATGAGCTCGATCTCGTGCTGCGCAACAACCGTACGAGTGCAGAGCATCCGGACGGAATCTTCCACCCGCACCAGGAGCTGCATCATATCAAGAAGGAGAATATCGGCCTGATTGAAGTGATGGGGCTGGCCGTCCTGCCGGGCCGGCTCAAGGATGAGCTGGAGCTGGCGGCGAAGCTCTTCACGGGGGGCATGCCGATGGACGGCAGTATCACGGAAGACGCTTCCCACCCGCTGCACAAGCATGCCGCTTGGCTGTCCGGTATGATGGAGGAGCACGGCACCTCGCTGACCGGGGAGGAGGCGGAGCGCCTGCTGAAAGAAGCGGTCGGCCGCAAGTTCTCCGATGTGCTGAGGGATGCCGGGGTCTATAAGCGGGATGAGCACGGGCGTCAAGGGTTCCGTGCTTACCTGAAGAGCATCGGATTCGAATAA
- the galE gene encoding UDP-glucose 4-epimerase GalE, whose translation MAILVTGGAGYIGSHTVAELLARGEEVVIVDNLHQGHREAVLGGKLYEGDLRDAEFLDTVFGENEIDAVIHFAASSLVGESMQNPGKYYHNNVYGTLCLLEKMNQYGVKKIVFSSTAATYGEPENIPILETDRTLPTNAYGETKLAMEKMMRWFDTAHGIKYVSLRYFNAAGAHEEGKIGEDHSPETHLIPIILQVALGKREHISIYGDDYPTEDGTCIRDYIHVTDLADAHILAVKKLREGGDSAVYNLGNGQGFSVKEVIDISRSVTGHSIPAVVEARRAGDPAVLVASSDRARSELGWEPKRNQLERIIASAWAWHQSRPDGYGRNA comes from the coding sequence ATGGCAATCTTGGTAACAGGCGGAGCGGGGTACATCGGCTCGCATACGGTAGCGGAGCTGCTGGCAAGAGGGGAAGAGGTCGTTATCGTCGACAACCTGCACCAGGGGCACCGGGAAGCGGTGCTCGGAGGCAAGCTGTACGAAGGTGATCTGCGTGACGCGGAATTCCTGGATACGGTGTTCGGCGAGAACGAGATCGATGCGGTGATTCACTTCGCGGCCAGCTCGCTCGTGGGCGAGAGCATGCAGAATCCGGGCAAGTACTATCACAACAACGTGTACGGCACGCTGTGCCTGCTCGAGAAGATGAACCAGTACGGCGTAAAGAAGATCGTGTTCTCCTCGACGGCGGCCACCTACGGCGAACCGGAGAACATCCCGATTCTGGAGACGGACCGCACCCTGCCGACCAATGCCTACGGCGAGACGAAGCTGGCGATGGAGAAAATGATGCGCTGGTTCGATACGGCCCACGGCATCAAGTACGTGTCCCTCCGCTACTTCAATGCGGCCGGCGCCCATGAAGAGGGCAAGATCGGCGAAGACCACTCGCCGGAGACGCACCTGATCCCGATCATCCTGCAGGTGGCGCTCGGCAAGCGCGAGCACATCTCGATCTACGGCGATGACTATCCGACCGAGGACGGCACCTGCATCCGCGACTACATTCACGTCACGGATCTGGCGGATGCGCATATTCTCGCGGTGAAGAAGCTGCGTGAAGGCGGCGACAGCGCGGTCTATAACCTCGGCAACGGCCAGGGCTTCTCGGTGAAGGAAGTCATCGACATCTCCCGCAGCGTGACCGGCCACAGCATTCCGGCCGTAGTGGAAGCGCGCCGCGCCGGAGACCCGGCCGTGCTCGTCGCTTCCTCGGACCGTGCGAGAAGCGAGCTCGGCTGGGAGCCGAAGCGCAACCAGCTCGAGCGCATCATCGCTTCGGCGTGGGCTTGGCACCAGAGCCGGCCGGACGGGTACGGCCGCAACGCCTAA
- a CDS encoding galactokinase, producing MSEVQVLKEQFIELYGAESAHEIRVFHAPGRVNLIGEHTDYNGGYVFPAALTFGTTLVMRRRDDGMIGFASTNFPLRKQISITDIEYRAEDDWTNYPKGVIKELQDRGVRVGGYDLLFSGAIPNGSGLSSSASIEVVTAYGVLTMEGQPVDTVDISLLSQKAENEFIGVKCGIMDQFAVANGKKDHAILLMCDTLEYKHVPFKSGAYKLVIGNTNKKRGLVDSAYNERRAQCEQAVKDLQVKFPDLRLLGQLSLEQFMESQDLIQDPVVRKRAQHVVEEIHRVLHSVRVLEEDDLVGFGELMIGSHNSLRDLYEVTGFELDTMVEAALEVPGVLGSRMTGAGFGGCTVSLVHQDSVERFIEEVGQVYKNKTGLTADFYVCNIGDGVKEIEVG from the coding sequence ATGAGTGAAGTGCAGGTGCTGAAAGAACAGTTTATCGAATTATACGGTGCGGAGAGCGCCCATGAGATCCGCGTATTCCATGCCCCGGGCCGGGTGAATCTGATCGGCGAGCATACGGATTATAACGGAGGCTACGTTTTCCCGGCCGCGCTGACGTTCGGTACGACGCTGGTGATGCGCCGCCGGGACGACGGGATGATCGGATTCGCTTCGACCAACTTCCCGCTGCGCAAACAAATTTCCATTACTGATATCGAATACCGTGCCGAGGACGACTGGACCAACTACCCTAAAGGGGTCATTAAGGAGCTGCAGGACCGCGGCGTCCGGGTAGGCGGGTATGATCTGCTGTTCAGCGGCGCCATCCCGAACGGCTCGGGCCTCTCGTCCTCCGCTTCGATCGAAGTGGTGACCGCCTACGGCGTGCTGACGATGGAAGGGCAGCCGGTGGACACGGTGGACATCTCGCTGCTGTCCCAGAAGGCCGAGAACGAGTTCATCGGCGTGAAGTGCGGCATCATGGACCAGTTCGCCGTGGCCAACGGCAAGAAGGACCATGCGATTCTGCTCATGTGCGATACCCTGGAGTATAAGCACGTACCGTTCAAGAGCGGTGCCTACAAGCTGGTCATCGGGAATACGAACAAGAAGCGCGGCCTGGTCGATTCGGCGTACAACGAGCGCCGCGCCCAGTGTGAGCAGGCGGTGAAGGATCTGCAGGTGAAGTTCCCCGATCTGAGGCTGCTCGGACAGCTGTCGCTGGAGCAGTTCATGGAGTCCCAGGACCTGATCCAGGATCCGGTGGTCCGCAAGCGCGCCCAGCACGTGGTCGAGGAGATTCACCGGGTGCTGCACTCCGTGCGCGTGCTGGAAGAGGATGATCTGGTCGGCTTCGGCGAGCTCATGATCGGCTCCCATAACTCGCTGCGCGATCTCTACGAAGTCACGGGCTTCGAGCTCGACACGATGGTTGAAGCGGCGCTGGAGGTGCCGGGCGTGCTCGGCTCCCGCATGACAGGGGCGGGCTTCGGCGGCTGCACGGTGTCGCTCGTACACCAGGACAGCGTGGAGCGCTTCATCGAGGAAGTCGGCCAGGTGTACAAGAACAAGACCGGGCTCACCGCCGATTTCTATGTATGCAACATCGGGGACGGCGTCAAGGAGATCGAAGTCGGCTAA
- a CDS encoding AraC family transcriptional regulator has translation MKSSTPRPESYYVVSNPYPPAPPSPLTVLFSGHSQTKPGHKPGPKVVDYYLLHHILSGRGTYTCLGQTYELGPGDSFLIEPGKLVAYTADLEDPWHYRWIAFEGEQAASLLEGIGLSSRQPVVHAPRRRSIGVLFHQVQSAFRSRSLSANLKANGLLQLLLADYAEALQGEGRTLPEDTSPAAQTVQQALNYLSAQYAEPITIELMAETLGYNRAYLSTLFKQQTGVTPVTFLLRLRLDKARHLLRERPELTIEQTASSVGFQDPLYFSKQFKRQYGVSPTDYRQSLL, from the coding sequence GTGAAATCTTCCACTCCCCGTCCCGAAAGCTATTACGTCGTCTCGAATCCATATCCGCCCGCACCGCCGAGTCCCCTGACCGTCCTGTTCTCCGGCCACAGCCAGACGAAGCCCGGCCACAAGCCGGGGCCGAAGGTCGTCGACTACTATCTGCTGCACCACATTCTCTCCGGGCGGGGTACCTACACGTGCCTCGGCCAGACATACGAGCTCGGCCCCGGGGACAGCTTCCTGATCGAGCCCGGGAAGCTTGTCGCCTATACGGCGGACCTCGAAGATCCATGGCATTACCGCTGGATCGCCTTCGAGGGAGAGCAGGCCGCCTCCCTGCTGGAGGGCATCGGACTCAGCTCGCGCCAGCCGGTGGTCCATGCGCCCCGCCGCCGGAGCATCGGGGTGCTGTTCCACCAGGTGCAGAGCGCCTTCCGCTCCCGCAGCCTCTCGGCGAACCTCAAGGCGAACGGCCTGCTTCAGCTGCTGCTGGCCGACTATGCCGAGGCGCTGCAGGGTGAAGGCCGGACTCTCCCCGAGGATACCAGCCCGGCGGCACAGACGGTACAGCAGGCGCTGAACTACTTGTCCGCGCAGTATGCCGAGCCGATCACCATCGAGCTCATGGCCGAGACGCTCGGCTATAACCGGGCTTACCTGTCCACGCTCTTCAAGCAGCAGACCGGCGTCACCCCGGTCACCTTCCTGCTCCGGCTGCGGCTCGACAAGGCGCGCCACCTGCTGCGGGAGCGGCCGGAGCTGACGATCGAGCAGACGGCTTCCTCCGTCGGCTTCCAGGATCCGCTCTACTTCTCGAAGCAGTTCAAGCGGCAGTACGGCGTCTCGCCGACGGATTACCGCCAGTCGCTGCTGTAG
- a CDS encoding ATP-binding protein, with translation MTARRKVVPILKNYLYYKGFLSFFTIVLLILLGTGCGAADPGPTAGGPRAENGILRLDGHRFDRDGNVRLEGEWFFYWRRLLTPLELLSPSADTLKAMQTMELPGFWNGRTVNGEELGGSGYATYRIKVKVDDPVNHLALYVPSVRTAYKVWVNGGLLAEVGSIGMDLQSSVPRYKAQVLKLDKSGMGTLDIVLQVSNFHHRLGGVLRPIELGSVEGIHDRVYQSLAFEMLIIGSLLSMGLYHIGLYALRRKERGALFFGLFCVLVGIRASLIGSVVLHYFWKDLSWVTGLRIEYICFFIGVPAILMFVRSLYPLEVRREAVRTAQGLGLFFSVAVFFFPAPWFTYFIPFYQGITVVGCVYMMMCIGQALARRREGAVFAVVGAGSYITSVVIDILYYNQWIRFGEVSSYGLLFCVFMTSFILSAKSAKAYRSVETLSRQMREMNQGLEEKIRERTAELQQINRSLEKMNEDLARMETSRRHLLSNISHDLGTPMTLIQGYVEALIDGVVTQPDQQQKYLKLIHGRITGLSRLIADLFQLSKLEARQLDFDIRPVPADDFIRYFEERYELELAGAGLRFEMISHVMKPADSDPAWIRVDLDRIDQVLTNIIYNAVKHTPAGGLIQLLFIVDEYSLVVQVQDNGTGIDPEDLPYIFDRFYKKDKSRNTARGGSGLGLAIAKEIIDYHGGRIWAQSMVGQGACLAFMLPLVNPAE, from the coding sequence ATGACAGCCAGAAGGAAAGTGGTACCGATCCTCAAAAACTACCTCTATTATAAAGGTTTTCTTAGCTTTTTTACCATAGTTTTGTTAATTCTTCTTGGCACGGGCTGCGGTGCGGCCGATCCGGGGCCAACCGCGGGGGGACCCCGCGCGGAGAACGGGATTCTCCGTCTGGACGGCCACCGGTTCGACCGGGACGGCAACGTAAGGCTCGAGGGGGAATGGTTCTTCTACTGGCGGAGGCTGCTGACGCCCCTCGAGCTGCTGTCGCCGAGCGCCGATACGCTGAAAGCCATGCAGACCATGGAACTGCCCGGGTTCTGGAACGGGCGGACGGTCAACGGGGAGGAGCTTGGGGGCAGCGGCTATGCCACCTACCGGATCAAGGTCAAGGTGGATGACCCGGTGAATCATCTGGCCCTGTACGTGCCGTCCGTACGGACAGCCTACAAGGTGTGGGTGAACGGGGGGCTGCTGGCGGAGGTCGGCTCGATCGGCATGGATCTGCAGTCCTCCGTGCCCCGCTACAAGGCGCAGGTGCTCAAGCTCGACAAGAGCGGCATGGGCACGCTCGATATCGTTCTTCAGGTGTCGAACTTCCATCACCGCCTCGGCGGGGTGCTGAGGCCGATCGAGCTCGGCTCGGTTGAAGGCATCCATGACCGCGTTTATCAATCGCTGGCCTTCGAGATGCTCATCATCGGCAGTCTGCTGTCAATGGGGTTGTACCACATCGGCCTGTATGCGCTGCGCCGCAAGGAGCGGGGGGCGCTGTTCTTCGGCCTCTTCTGTGTCTTGGTCGGGATCCGGGCGTCGCTGATCGGAAGCGTGGTGCTGCATTACTTCTGGAAGGACCTGTCATGGGTCACCGGCCTGCGGATCGAGTACATCTGCTTCTTCATCGGCGTGCCCGCGATACTGATGTTCGTGCGCTCACTGTATCCGCTCGAAGTGAGGCGGGAGGCGGTGCGGACCGCGCAGGGGCTCGGCCTCTTTTTCTCGGTCGCCGTCTTCTTCTTCCCCGCCCCGTGGTTCACCTACTTCATTCCCTTCTACCAGGGCATCACGGTCGTCGGCTGCGTCTACATGATGATGTGCATCGGGCAGGCGCTGGCGCGGCGGAGGGAAGGGGCGGTATTCGCCGTCGTGGGGGCGGGCTCCTACATTACCAGCGTCGTCATCGACATTCTGTATTACAACCAGTGGATCCGCTTCGGGGAAGTCTCCTCGTACGGCCTGCTCTTCTGCGTCTTCATGACCTCCTTCATCCTCAGCGCGAAGTCGGCCAAGGCCTACCGCTCTGTGGAGACCCTCTCCCGGCAGATGCGGGAGATGAACCAGGGGCTCGAGGAGAAGATCCGGGAGCGCACGGCCGAGCTGCAGCAGATCAACCGGAGTCTGGAGAAAATGAACGAGGACCTCGCCCGGATGGAGACGTCCCGGCGGCACCTGCTCAGCAACATCTCGCACGATCTCGGCACGCCGATGACGCTGATCCAGGGCTATGTGGAGGCGCTGATCGACGGCGTCGTCACCCAGCCGGACCAGCAGCAGAAGTACCTGAAGCTGATCCATGGGCGCATCACGGGCCTCAGCCGCCTGATCGCCGATCTGTTCCAGCTCTCGAAGCTGGAGGCGCGGCAGCTCGACTTCGATATCCGGCCGGTGCCGGCCGATGACTTCATCCGCTACTTCGAGGAGCGCTACGAGCTGGAGCTGGCGGGCGCAGGGCTGCGCTTCGAGATGATCTCCCACGTCATGAAGCCGGCGGACAGCGACCCGGCCTGGATCCGGGTGGATCTGGACCGGATCGACCAGGTGCTCACGAACATTATCTATAATGCCGTGAAGCATACGCCGGCCGGCGGGCTGATCCAGCTGCTCTTCATCGTGGACGAGTACTCGCTGGTCGTACAGGTGCAGGACAACGGCACGGGCATCGATCCCGAGGATCTGCCGTACATCTTCGACCGCTTCTACAAAAAGGACAAGTCCCGCAACACCGCCCGCGGCGGCAGCGGGCTGGGCCTGGCGATCGCCAAGGAGATCATCGACTACCACGGCGGCCGCATCTGGGCCCAGAGCATGGTCGGCCAGGGGGCTTGCCTGGCGTTCATGCTGCCGCTCGTCAATCCGGCCGAGTAA
- a CDS encoding response regulator transcription factor produces the protein MPGEKILVVDDEAEILELITLYLKKEGYEVLTSSNGPDALAMALEHRPDLVILDILLPEMDGIEVCRQLRKSSNTPILFLSCKSEDMDIILGFSIGGDDYITKPFSPGQLVARVKAHLRRSHLMEQHKEDSQHLTFPGLEIDMLSRTVRVDGSIVPLSSKEFDLLLHLARSPGKVLSLEQLYKLTWGVDSNGDTRTLLVHISNLRKKIENNPADPRYIHTVRGIGYKFNV, from the coding sequence ATGCCTGGAGAAAAAATATTAGTTGTAGACGATGAAGCGGAAATTCTGGAGCTCATTACCCTTTATCTCAAAAAGGAAGGGTACGAGGTGCTGACCTCCTCGAACGGACCCGATGCCCTGGCCATGGCGCTGGAGCACCGCCCCGATCTGGTCATCCTCGATATCCTGCTGCCGGAGATGGACGGAATCGAAGTATGCCGGCAGCTGCGCAAGAGCTCCAACACCCCCATCCTCTTCCTGAGCTGCAAGAGCGAGGACATGGACATTATTCTCGGCTTCAGCATCGGCGGGGACGATTACATTACGAAGCCGTTCTCTCCCGGCCAGCTCGTGGCCCGGGTCAAAGCCCATCTGCGCCGCAGCCACCTGATGGAGCAGCACAAGGAAGACTCCCAGCACCTCACCTTCCCGGGACTGGAGATCGACATGCTCTCCCGCACCGTCAGGGTCGACGGCAGCATCGTTCCCCTCTCGTCGAAGGAATTCGACCTGCTGCTTCACCTGGCCCGGTCCCCCGGCAAGGTTCTGTCGCTCGAGCAGCTCTACAAGCTGACTTGGGGGGTAGACAGCAACGGCGATACCCGCACGCTGCTCGTTCACATCTCCAATCTGCGCAAGAAGATTGAGAACAATCCGGCCGATCCGAGATACATCCACACCGTAAGGGGGATCGGTTACAAGTTCAACGTGTAA